In Flavobacterium endoglycinae, one DNA window encodes the following:
- a CDS encoding nuclear transport factor 2 family protein, translating to MNLPKVITDLVNAQNRFDSIAYSNCFSETAVVFDEGKTHKGRSDIQNWIEESNQKYRSVMKPLEYTENGTTSVLSAECSGTFPGSPIILKFHFDIVDDQIQHLKVTE from the coding sequence ATGAACTTACCAAAAGTAATAACAGATTTAGTGAATGCACAGAATCGTTTTGACAGCATTGCCTACTCCAATTGTTTTTCTGAAACCGCTGTAGTTTTTGATGAAGGTAAAACACATAAAGGAAGATCAGATATCCAAAATTGGATTGAAGAATCCAACCAAAAATACAGGTCAGTGATGAAACCTCTTGAATATACTGAAAATGGCACAACGAGCGTATTATCTGCAGAGTGTTCCGGCACCTTTCCCGGAAGCCCAATTATATTAAAATTTCATTTTGATATTGTTGATGACCAAATTCAGCATCTAAAAGTGACTGAATAA
- a CDS encoding aminotransferase class V-fold PLP-dependent enzyme → MDTILKTKPSELENYFSEFRENTIGFNHSFESIYGPQKVLYADWIASGRLYVPIEDIMLRKIGPMIANTHSFSSQTGKASTYAYQYARELIKKHVNASEADCLVAAGTGMTAALNKLQRIMGLRSKDNIYNVKLNFDDERPVVFITHMEHHSNQVPWYETIADVVVLPCGKDNLVDPEILVQEIKKYENRTLKIGSFTACSNVTGIITPYYELAKIMHQNGGYCFVDFAASAPYVSIDMHPENPEEQLDAIFFSPHKFLGGPGTCGILVFNEKLYKSHFPDNPGGGNVKCTNPWGGYHYSDAIEVKEDGGTPGFLQVMRTALCLELKDKMNVQKMKNREKELLDLCFAELQKIKGLTILGDLKTERIGCVSFTVENIHYNLIVRLLNDRFGIQVRGGWSCASTYAHYLFHIDEKKSKEITSGILEKNLTDKPGWVRVSLHPTMKNEELLFICKAVEQIIVNIEEWQEDYQYNPVTNEFNHLTLRETIEDDVKGWFSI, encoded by the coding sequence ATGGATACTATTTTGAAAACAAAACCCAGCGAACTCGAAAATTACTTTTCTGAATTCAGAGAAAATACAATTGGATTCAATCATAGTTTCGAATCGATTTACGGACCACAAAAAGTTCTATATGCAGATTGGATTGCCAGCGGAAGACTATATGTTCCTATCGAGGATATTATGCTTCGAAAAATAGGTCCTATGATTGCCAATACGCATTCATTTTCCAGCCAGACTGGAAAAGCTTCAACGTATGCATATCAATATGCTAGAGAATTGATTAAGAAACATGTAAATGCATCCGAAGCAGACTGTCTTGTTGCAGCTGGAACTGGAATGACAGCTGCCTTAAACAAATTACAGCGTATTATGGGACTACGTTCCAAAGACAACATTTACAATGTAAAATTGAATTTTGATGATGAAAGACCAGTAGTTTTTATTACACACATGGAACATCATTCTAATCAGGTTCCTTGGTACGAAACTATTGCTGATGTTGTGGTTTTACCCTGCGGAAAAGACAATCTAGTCGATCCAGAAATATTGGTACAGGAAATTAAAAAATACGAGAACAGAACGCTTAAAATAGGTTCCTTTACAGCTTGTTCGAATGTTACGGGAATTATTACACCGTATTATGAATTGGCTAAAATAATGCATCAAAATGGCGGTTATTGTTTTGTCGATTTTGCAGCTTCGGCACCATATGTTTCAATCGATATGCATCCAGAAAATCCCGAAGAACAATTGGATGCGATTTTCTTTTCGCCTCATAAATTTCTGGGCGGACCTGGAACATGCGGGATTTTAGTTTTCAATGAAAAACTATACAAGTCTCATTTTCCGGATAATCCAGGCGGAGGAAATGTAAAATGTACCAATCCGTGGGGCGGCTACCATTACAGTGATGCGATTGAGGTTAAAGAAGACGGTGGAACTCCGGGATTTCTGCAGGTTATGCGTACTGCATTGTGTCTGGAACTAAAAGATAAAATGAATGTTCAAAAAATGAAAAACAGAGAAAAAGAACTGTTGGATCTTTGTTTTGCTGAACTGCAAAAAATAAAAGGATTGACAATTCTGGGCGATTTAAAAACCGAAAGAATTGGCTGTGTTTCGTTTACCGTAGAGAATATTCACTATAATTTGATCGTAAGATTATTAAATGACCGTTTCGGAATTCAGGTGCGAGGCGGTTGGTCGTGTGCAAGTACATATGCTCATTATCTGTTCCATATTGATGAAAAAAAATCAAAAGAAATCACCAGTGGAATCCTTGAGAAAAATTTAACCGATAAACCCGGCTGGGTAAGAGTTTCACTTCATCCAACAATGAAAAATGAAGAACTTTTATTTATCTGTAAAGCTGTTGAACAAATCATTGTAAACATTGAAGAGTGGCAGGAAGACTATCAATACAACCCTGTAACTAATGAATTTAATCATCTTACATTAAGAGAAACTATTGAAGATGATGTAAAAGGTTGGTTTTCAATATAA
- a CDS encoding protein-disulfide reductase DsbD family protein: MRNTIIAFLLLISVSMFGQMYNPVKWSTTVEKISEREYILKAKAKIQSGWHLYGQYIEEGGPSPTAFSFNNQPKKFELIGKITEDKGHETVDKIFDMKIKYFEDKALFTQKIKFTSNEIANISAAVDFMVCDDSNCLPPSTEELIFKIPNEKKAAAAEETPIVKTDSVTPEKTVVQPDEKTSETASHLPKKTESRGLLTIFIVAFLSGFAALLTPCVFPMIPMTVSYFTKQSKTKAAGIRNAMIYGISIVIIYVLLGSIVTAVFGADSLNALSTNVWFNLIFFVLLVVFACSFLGAFEIVLPSSLANKVDSQADRGGLIGIFFMALALAIVSFSCTGPIVGTLLVEAASKGGIAPIVGMLGFSIAIALPFSLFAAFPGWLNALPKSGGWLNTVKVVLGFLELALAFKFLSNADLVLQLHWLEREIFLAIWIAVFGMLAFYLFGKITLPHDSPLNHISVGRLSFGLIVLTFTIYLIPGLWGAPLKLISGFPPPMHYSESPNGLGVSGNSELKVTGSLPEGAEHGPQNIITFHDYDKGMEYAKKVGKPVLLDFTGYACVNCRKMEELVWSDPKVLGVLNNDVVLISLYVDDKKELPESEQYVSETTGKKIKTIGNKWSDLQIKTYKANAQPFYVIVDHKSNSLTETSAYNPDIEEYYNWLQGGIKNFKK; the protein is encoded by the coding sequence CAACCACTGTAGAGAAAATTTCAGAAAGAGAATATATTTTAAAAGCTAAGGCGAAAATACAATCGGGCTGGCATTTGTACGGACAATATATTGAAGAAGGCGGACCTTCGCCAACAGCTTTTTCGTTCAATAATCAGCCGAAAAAATTCGAATTAATTGGAAAAATAACCGAAGACAAAGGACACGAAACAGTCGATAAAATCTTCGATATGAAAATCAAATATTTTGAAGATAAAGCACTTTTTACCCAAAAAATCAAATTTACGTCAAACGAGATTGCGAACATTTCTGCAGCAGTAGATTTTATGGTTTGCGACGACAGTAATTGTTTGCCGCCATCTACAGAAGAATTGATTTTTAAAATTCCGAATGAGAAAAAAGCGGCTGCTGCGGAAGAAACCCCAATTGTAAAAACAGATTCTGTAACACCAGAAAAAACGGTTGTTCAACCTGACGAGAAAACTTCAGAAACAGCGTCTCATTTACCAAAGAAAACCGAATCGAGAGGATTACTGACGATTTTTATTGTAGCATTTTTATCTGGATTTGCAGCATTGTTAACGCCTTGCGTTTTTCCAATGATTCCGATGACGGTAAGTTATTTTACAAAACAGAGTAAAACCAAAGCGGCAGGAATTAGAAACGCCATGATTTACGGAATTTCTATCGTAATTATTTATGTTTTATTGGGCTCAATTGTAACGGCAGTTTTTGGTGCAGACTCGCTCAATGCACTTTCAACCAACGTTTGGTTCAACTTGATTTTCTTTGTTTTATTGGTTGTTTTTGCCTGTTCGTTTTTAGGAGCTTTCGAAATTGTATTACCAAGTTCGTTAGCCAACAAAGTCGATTCGCAAGCGGATAGAGGAGGATTGATTGGAATTTTCTTTATGGCTTTGGCTTTAGCCATTGTATCATTTTCTTGTACAGGACCAATCGTAGGAACTTTATTGGTGGAAGCGGCTTCAAAGGGCGGAATCGCTCCAATTGTTGGAATGTTAGGATTTTCGATTGCTATTGCATTACCATTTTCATTATTTGCAGCTTTTCCAGGCTGGTTAAATGCGTTGCCAAAATCAGGCGGATGGCTGAATACCGTAAAAGTAGTTTTAGGGTTTTTAGAATTGGCTCTCGCTTTCAAATTTTTATCAAATGCCGATTTAGTTCTGCAATTGCATTGGCTGGAAAGAGAAATTTTCCTTGCTATTTGGATTGCCGTCTTCGGAATGCTGGCTTTTTATTTATTCGGGAAAATTACGCTTCCGCATGATTCGCCTTTAAACCATATTTCAGTAGGAAGATTAAGTTTCGGACTGATCGTTTTAACTTTTACTATTTATTTAATTCCAGGTCTTTGGGGTGCACCTCTTAAATTAATCAGCGGATTTCCTCCGCCCATGCACTACAGCGAATCTCCAAACGGACTAGGGGTTTCGGGTAATTCTGAATTAAAAGTTACAGGTTCGCTGCCAGAAGGTGCAGAACACGGTCCGCAGAACATTATCACTTTCCATGATTATGATAAAGGAATGGAATATGCGAAAAAAGTTGGAAAACCAGTCCTATTAGATTTCACGGGATATGCCTGCGTAAACTGCCGAAAAATGGAAGAATTAGTTTGGTCAGATCCAAAAGTTCTAGGCGTTTTGAATAATGATGTCGTTTTAATTTCATTGTATGTTGATGATAAAAAAGAACTGCCTGAAAGCGAACAATATGTTTCTGAAACGACTGGCAAAAAAATCAAAACCATTGGAAACAAATGGAGCGATTTACAAATTAAAACGTATAAAGCTAATGCACAGCCATTTTATGTAATTGTAGATCATAAAAGTAATTCTTTAACAGAAACTTCAGCCTATAATCCTGATATAGAAGAATATTACAATTGGCTGCAGGGTGGAATTAAAAATTTTAAAAAGTAA